The following is a genomic window from Micromonospora cathayae.
GCCGTGATCTGCTCGTCGGTCACGTCGAGATAGTTCACCCCGGCCCGGCGCGACATGTCCGCCCGGATCCAGTCGATCAGCCACAGCGGCGCGACGCACTCCAGCAGTTGCCGGCGGCCCAACCGGTACCGGTACCGGTAGTCCGTTGCCGCCAGGGAAATCGCGCCAAGCAGCGCCGTCGTCGTCTCGTCGCCGTCGATGTCGCCCCCGAGGGTCAGCGCGAACTGCGTCGACTGGCCCGGAACGTTGGCCATCCGCTGGATCAGCCGGGCGTTGATCTTGTGCTCATGGGCGGTCAGCGCCCGCCGCACCACGTCCCGGGTCAGCTCGGGCCACACCGCGTTCTGCACGATGTCCTGCTCGATCTGTACCCCGTCCACCTCGAGGCGCGTCTCGGTCCAGTTCACCGTCGGCACCCGGTACGAGGACTTGTCAACCCCCGCAGTGCTGTCGGCCTCGGTCTGCACGAAGCCGATCCCCGAATACATGTCACGGAAGTCGAGGTTGGCCGGCACCTTGATACCGCCGCCGCGCGGGATCGTGATGCCCGGAAGGTCCAGCAGACCCTCGGTCGTCTCCAAGCCCTCGCACAGCTCCCACAGCGTCTCCGACGGGGCACCCCATCCGCCGGCCGCGACGAGGTTGCCGCCTGACAGCCGCGACTCCGACGCGGCCAGATCCACCAGCTCCATGTCGGTCAGACCCCTGCCCCCGGCGACAAGCGCCTGGTTAACGGGCAGCTCCACCCGAGCCACGTTCTGCTTGATGCGGGTCGCGACCCCCACCCCACGGGGGAAGCCGGCGAACTTGTCGTCGAACGCCGACGCGACCTCCGACACGGAGGAGAACACGTGACCGTGCGGCACGTTCGGCACGTCCGCCGCCGCCTTGATGACCGCTGACTTGCCGGTGCTGGCCACCTTCGGCTTCGACTGACGTCGGGCCGCTCGGCGAGCCAGTGACGCGACGACCGGCGTCGGCTGCTGCTGCGCCGGCTCCTCGGCCGGCGCCTCCTCGGTTGACGTCTCCTCAGCCGGCTCCTCCTCGGCTTCGCCGCCGTTGCCCTCGTCACCGTCGCCATCGCCGCCCTCCGGAGCGCCGTGCACCGTCGCGGTTAGGTCGTCCAGCTCGGAGGCGACCTGCTCCGCCGCCTGCTCGATCCGCGCCTGTTCGGTACGCATCGACTGAACGAACGCGGCCAGCTCCCGCAGCCGGGCCAGGCCGTCGGCGTCCAGGGCCGGGTCGTCGCGGAGAGCATCGAACGCCGCGACGGCCTGGTTCTCCAGCTCGGTCAACGCGTCGAGGTCGAGCCCGTCGAGGCTCGAAGGGATCTGAAAGTCCACCGTCGGCTCCTCAGCACGGTAGGGATCTCATCCCCGACCGGCCCGCAGCCAGCATCGGCGGTACAGCCACAGCGTAGCCCGCCGCTGCGGTGCATGTCGCCCGGCGGGCACCCCCGCCTCGGCGCTCCGAATCCGCTGGCCAGCTGCCGTAGCCTTGAAGACGTGGCGGGCAAGGACAAGTTGCGGCGCCGGCATCACATCGTGCCGCGGTTCTACCTTCAACGGTTCGCAGACCAGCGAGGGCTACTCAGGCGCATCGTGCTACCCGGCGACGTCCGCCACTCTGTCTCTGTCACGGACGCTACAGTGGCCAAAGACTTCTACCTCGTTGAGGAGGAGGACGGCAGCCGCACCGACCGGGTGGAGCAGCTGCTCGGCGACTTCGAGACCGAGGCCGCAGATGCGTTCCGCACGGTCGTCGACAGCCAGGTATGGCCAATCCCGGACGACGCGCGGCTCGCCATCGCTTGTTGGGCGGCCTTCCAGATTCTCCGCACCACAGTGCAGCGGCAATCCGGCGCGGAGCTCGCCGACATGCTGTTCAAGCTACAGATGGGCGCTGGCGGCAAACCCCAGCTCCGCAGCATGCTGCGCAAGAACCTCAATCGGGAGCCTACCGAGGCAGAGGTCGAGGAGCTCTGGACGAAGGTCAGTGACTTCGACTCCTACGCCGTCGCGCCCCATCCGAATTCCCACATCAAGACGATGCTGGATCTGATGCCCAGGGCAGCGTACTCGTTTTATGAGCGAGGCTGGAGCCTGATCCGCTGGAAGCGCAAGGCCCTCGCAACGAGCGATCATCCGGTTGTCCTGGTGGCCGATCCGGATCGACCACAGTGGTCCGGCGTGGGGCTGCGGACAGCCGGTGCCATCCTCGTGCCGCTCGACCGCCGCGCTGCACTCTGGATGGAAGCGCCAGAGGCAGCCGACGAGCAACTACCCGGGACTACAGCCATGGCCCACGTTTACAACTGGTTGATCGTCGGCCAGGCCCACAAGGCCCTATTCCACCATCCTGACGACGATCCACTCGCCGGCATCGACCTGCCACAGCCGCGCGGCAGGCTCATGGGAGGCTATGAACAGGTCAAGGGCTTCGTTTATCCGGACGGCATGCCTCCTATCTCGGCGGGTGATGACCTCCCTACTTCTTGACGAGCCGAATCGTCCCGCCGCCGCCCTTGCGCACGTCGGCGATCTCCGCATCCGTCTTCGACCCGTACTCGCCGCCGGTCCGGCCGTCCCCGTAGGACAGCACCCACACCGTCGCGCCCCGGCGCCGCGCGCCGCAGTTGCAGCCCACTGCTTCCTCCCCTACTCCCCATGCACCTCGGCGGACAGCGCCGCCACCAGCGTCCTTCGGTCCCGGCCGATCGACGCGGCAATCCGCTCGGCCACCGCCGCGTTCACGGCACGCTGTCGCTCGGCGGCGAACCCGGCGGCCACCGCCCGCCGCACCGCCGCCTCGAAGGCGGCCGGCGACAGCGGCGCCTCCGGCCGCCGGCCTTCCGAGTCGGACGGCTTCCAGCCCGCCCAGCCCGAAGCGACCATCGCGTACGCCCGCCCGCCCGACGAGCGGCCCCGCACCACCGGGAAGCCGCCGACGTTGACGCACAGCGCCGCGACGAGGTGTCGCGCGCCGCCGATCCACCGCCAGTCCCCCGACAGGGGCGACCGGCGCAGCAACTGCACCTGCTCCTCGGTGGCCTCCGGCACCAGCGACCCCGCGACCCACGTGCCGTGGGCGTCCCGCCCGGCCCGCACCACGGCGACCTGCGTGCCGGTGTCGTCGTAGTGCTCCACGGCGGCCGCCGCGCTGGCGGACAGGTCGGCGTGCCCGGTGCTGGCCGTGATGTGCCCGACCGCGACCAGCTCCCCCTCGGCGGTCTGGATCTCCGGCCGGTGGAACCAGTCGAAGCCGCCCTCGTCCGGCGGCAGCACGCACTGCCCGCCGGTCAGGAACGACAGGTGGCAATCCCGGTCGGCGAGGTGCCCGAACACCCGCCCGTCCGCGGTGACCGTGATCGGCGTCAGCTCGGCCAGGCCCGGGTCGTCGAACCAGGCGCGCGGCGGGTACAGCGGCGCGACCTGCTTCTTCGTCGCCACGCCGGCCGCGGTGACCGGCTCTTCCTCCTTTTCCTCCTCATCGGAGGGCACGTCGTCGGCCGGCTCCTCGTCGTCGACCAGCTCCAGCTTTGCGTCGGGGAACGCCTGCGTGCCGACGAGCGTCACCGCCATCACCCGGCCCTTGGTCACCATAATGTACGGCTCCTCGCCGGCCTTCATGAAGGCTTCCCACTCCTCGTCGGACATCTCCTCGATCGGGGTGCCCTTCTCGTCGGTGAACATGAACTCGAAGTCGTCCAGGTCCACGCTCGGGAACAGCACCCCGGCGCGCAGCAGCTCCAGGGCCTCGCCCAGCTCCGGCACCGCGTCGATGAAGTCGCCCGCCCCGCTCAGCTTGCTCTTCTGCACCTCGCCGGCGGTGATCCGGCCGATCGTCACCGCGCCCTCGTGTCCGGGGGCGTCCTCGCGCGCCCACCGCAGCGGCAGCGGCAGGTCGCGGAACGACCACTCGCCGTCCGCCGCGAAGATCCGCCGGTCACCCGACCTGGCACCCAGCGGCGCCAGCGTCCCCTTCCACGTCGCCATCTGCTTGCCACCCTTCGCGGCTGCCGCCGCCGTCACCGTGATATCCAGCCCGGTCGCCCGGTCGCGCCGGGGCCACGGGTGCTTCGGGACCACAGGCAGGGGCTCGTCGGCCTCCACCTCGATCATCGTGCAGCGGCAGTTCACCGTCTGCCCCGGCGGCGCGGTCGGGTCGCCCGGGAACCGCATCGGCACCCCGCCGACCATGAACACCCCGTCCAGGGCGACGCGCTGCCCGTCGGCGTCCCGGTGGTCGTCCCGGGTCCGCTCGTCGTGCGTGGACACCCACACCTTGTCCAGCTTCTCGTCCAGCGCCTGCTCGGCGGTCAACCAGGCCGTCAGGGTTCCCGCGTTGTACGCGCCGATCGTCTCGGTCCGGGCGATCGTCACCACCCGGTCGTCCCACGACCGCTCCCCCAGGATCGCCTCGATCGCGTCACGGATCTGCGGGATGCTCGCGCCCTCGGCGGTCAGCTCGGCGACCGCCGCCGTGACCTCCTGCCACGCACTGTCGGGCACGCCCTGGAGCCGGTTGGGCAGGGACGCCAGGTACTCGTCCTTCATCTGCGCGACCCTCAGCAGCTCCAGGTCGCCGCCCGCGTCGCGGACTCCCTCAAGGAACGTCTGCTCGACGGCGGGCCGCAGGTGTGCCGTCATCGCCTCGAACCACGCCTGCCCGGCACCGGCGAGCGCCGACGGGTCGGGCGGCAGCAGCGCTGCGGTGACCGGCAGGGTCACGGTCCGGGCGTCGCGCAGCCAGGCGCGCAGGGCGGCCCGCGCCGCCCGCAGCACCCGGCGCTCGGCGGCCACCACCCGCGCCTCGTGGTCGAGGCGCAGCGGCAGCCAACGGTCCGGCTCGGCCACGGTCAGCCGTCCGCCAGCTGTTCGGGCGGCGGGTCGGTCGGCGCCGGTCCGACGGACGGCAGCGCGGCGACCACCTGAATCCGGGTGCCGGTGACCTGCACGCCGCCGTCGGGCAGACCCATAGGCAGTCCGGCCGGGCTCCGCACCAGCCGATAGATCGTCAGCGTGTCCTCCGTCCAGTCGAGCCGCACGAAGTCCTCGTCGATGACGATGGACAGTTCCGCGAACACCTCGCGCAGCTGGGTCAGGCTCACGCTTTCCGGGTCAGGCATTGCTCCTCCTGCTCTCCTGGTGTCGCGCCACGTCGGCCGGGTCGCACACGTGGCCGGCGTCGGTCAGCGGCGGCTGGTCGCCCTCCCACAGGTCGCCCCACCAGCCGCAGGTGCGGCACATCGTCCAGCGCAGCTGCTCGCAGCCCTTGCCGCGCCCGGACCGCCGGCATGCGTGCCCATGGGCCTCCACCAGGTCCGGCACGAGGGCGGCGGCGCTCATGCCGGCACCAGCTCCCCGGCGACGGTCTGGGCCAGGTGGTCGTGCAGCTCGGCGACGTCGTGCCGCGTCCCGGTGACCAGCAGCCCGCCGACGTAGGTGGCCAGGGCGGCGGTCAGCTTCTCCGGGTCGACGTCGAGCTTCGTGGCCACCGCCGGCACGGCCGCCCACGCGCCTTCCAGCAGCCGGGGCACCGACGTCGGCGTGGACTGGCGCACCGTGTGGTACTCCCACGCCTTCAACCCGCTGTGGCGGTACCGCTCCCGGCCCAGCACCCGCTTGCCGGCGATCTCAAGCGCCCGCAGCGCCAGGACCTCGCACGCGGCGAGGAACGGCGCGGTGATCGGCCCGGCCGCCGACGCGGCGACGGCCGCCCGCTCAGGCGGGCCGCGATTCTCGGTGTCGCCCGGCGGCGGCTCCTCCGTCGTCGGCTCCTCCTCGGCCGGCGGCGGCTCGTCGCCGCCGGGCGGCAGCTCGGCCGGCTGTGGCGGCGGCTTCAACGCCTCCGGGTCCAGGTCGACGCTGACCCCGGCGACTTCCAGCAGCCGAGTCACGAGCAGCGGCCCGGCTGCCGGCACCGTTCGGATGATCTCCA
Proteins encoded in this region:
- a CDS encoding phage minor head protein, with product MAEPDRWLPLRLDHEARVVAAERRVLRAARAALRAWLRDARTVTLPVTAALLPPDPSALAGAGQAWFEAMTAHLRPAVEQTFLEGVRDAGGDLELLRVAQMKDEYLASLPNRLQGVPDSAWQEVTAAVAELTAEGASIPQIRDAIEAILGERSWDDRVVTIARTETIGAYNAGTLTAWLTAEQALDEKLDKVWVSTHDERTRDDHRDADGQRVALDGVFMVGGVPMRFPGDPTAPPGQTVNCRCTMIEVEADEPLPVVPKHPWPRRDRATGLDITVTAAAAAKGGKQMATWKGTLAPLGARSGDRRIFAADGEWSFRDLPLPLRWAREDAPGHEGAVTIGRITAGEVQKSKLSGAGDFIDAVPELGEALELLRAGVLFPSVDLDDFEFMFTDEKGTPIEEMSDEEWEAFMKAGEEPYIMVTKGRVMAVTLVGTQAFPDAKLELVDDEEPADDVPSDEEEKEEEPVTAAGVATKKQVAPLYPPRAWFDDPGLAELTPITVTADGRVFGHLADRDCHLSFLTGGQCVLPPDEGGFDWFHRPEIQTAEGELVAVGHITASTGHADLSASAAAAVEHYDDTGTQVAVVRAGRDAHGTWVAGSLVPEATEEQVQLLRRSPLSGDWRWIGGARHLVAALCVNVGGFPVVRGRSSGGRAYAMVASGWAGWKPSDSEGRRPEAPLSPAAFEAAVRRAVAAGFAAERQRAVNAAVAERIAASIGRDRRTLVAALSAEVHGE
- a CDS encoding DUF4238 domain-containing protein, with amino-acid sequence MAGKDKLRRRHHIVPRFYLQRFADQRGLLRRIVLPGDVRHSVSVTDATVAKDFYLVEEEDGSRTDRVEQLLGDFETEAADAFRTVVDSQVWPIPDDARLAIACWAAFQILRTTVQRQSGAELADMLFKLQMGAGGKPQLRSMLRKNLNREPTEAEVEELWTKVSDFDSYAVAPHPNSHIKTMLDLMPRAAYSFYERGWSLIRWKRKALATSDHPVVLVADPDRPQWSGVGLRTAGAILVPLDRRAALWMEAPEAADEQLPGTTAMAHVYNWLIVGQAHKALFHHPDDDPLAGIDLPQPRGRLMGGYEQVKGFVYPDGMPPISAGDDLPTS
- a CDS encoding major capsid protein, whose protein sequence is MTELENQAVAAFDALRDDPALDADGLARLRELAAFVQSMRTEQARIEQAAEQVASELDDLTATVHGAPEGGDGDGDEGNGGEAEEEPAEETSTEEAPAEEPAQQQPTPVVASLARRAARRQSKPKVASTGKSAVIKAAADVPNVPHGHVFSSVSEVASAFDDKFAGFPRGVGVATRIKQNVARVELPVNQALVAGGRGLTDMELVDLAASESRLSGGNLVAAGGWGAPSETLWELCEGLETTEGLLDLPGITIPRGGGIKVPANLDFRDMYSGIGFVQTEADSTAGVDKSSYRVPTVNWTETRLEVDGVQIEQDIVQNAVWPELTRDVVRRALTAHEHKINARLIQRMANVPGQSTQFALTLGGDIDGDETTTALLGAISLAATDYRYRYRLGRRQLLECVAPLWLIDWIRADMSRRAGVNYLDVTDEQITAWFTRRHLRPQFVYDWQDGYADAGGNGFGGTTAPGQWPGTVDFLIYAPGTWVKGSKPIIDLSAVYDSTKLKDNEYIALFTEQATLLVKRCYVSYKVSVPLCPTGVTGSTVAFDCAAA